One part of the Calditrichota bacterium genome encodes these proteins:
- a CDS encoding PASTA domain-containing protein, with the protein MITTALKRLAAGIGALVLLYLVCDNVVMPLYTRHGRDVYVPEVVGLTYAGAQMKLSQQGFQIVKAGEQFDSEHEPGIVLFQNPEPGAPAKRGRRVYVIVSKGERFVTMPKLVGRSERSAALDLSAQGLVLRNVEYVFSTEYLSDVVCEQSIPEGQLVKQGTEVDIAVSLGPAPDQFVVPQLIGKSLAEATRVIQRAGLTLGAVRYQVSDKLLPETIIDQSPAAGTAAVAGQTVDLVVSRLPE; encoded by the coding sequence ATGATAACCACTGCACTGAAACGGTTGGCCGCCGGGATCGGCGCGCTGGTCCTGCTGTACCTCGTCTGCGATAACGTCGTCATGCCCCTGTACACCCGGCATGGTCGTGATGTGTATGTGCCTGAGGTAGTGGGCCTCACCTACGCCGGCGCGCAGATGAAACTCAGTCAGCAAGGTTTTCAAATAGTCAAGGCCGGCGAGCAGTTCGACAGCGAGCATGAGCCAGGGATTGTCCTCTTCCAGAATCCGGAGCCAGGCGCCCCGGCCAAGCGGGGCAGGCGGGTCTACGTGATCGTCAGCAAAGGCGAGCGATTCGTGACCATGCCAAAGTTGGTAGGCCGCTCCGAGAGGAGCGCCGCGCTCGACCTGTCGGCCCAGGGTCTCGTGCTCCGCAACGTTGAGTATGTCTTTTCCACCGAGTATCTCAGCGACGTAGTCTGTGAACAATCGATCCCTGAGGGCCAGCTGGTGAAGCAGGGCACTGAAGTAGACATTGCCGTAAGCCTGGGGCCCGCACCGGATCAGTTCGTCGTCCCCCAGCTCATCGGCAAGTCCCTGGCCGAAGCGACAAGAGTCATCCAGCGCGCCGGGCTGACCTTGGGCGCGGTGCGCTACCAGGTCTCGGACAAGCTCCTGCCGGAGACCATCATCGACCAGTCGCCGGCAGCAGGAACAGCGGCAGTGGCCGGCCAGACCGTTGACCTTGTGGTCAGCCGCCTGCCGGAATAG
- the rsmB gene encoding 16S rRNA (cytosine(967)-C(5))-methyltransferase RsmB, whose protein sequence is MMMRARNGRASPATTRPNIGRRQTASPREVAVNVLRQWHEGQGRLDLLLDHALLRSPLTPRDRALATELVNGTCRWLGTIHWLLDRLFHRGLKSCPTTILPILETGLYQLLALDRVPDYAAVDQAVQLAQQTAGKNWAGVVNGVLRSFIRQRESIPWPSIEADPVKAISTRYSHPAWLVRRWLKRYGVEETIQLCQANNSTPPVTIRVNRLRAEPQEILASLGGDIDAVPSPYDENFIVVRSHQIELRRMDILREGKCSVQDVSAGLPARLLAASPQSTVLDLCAAPGGKATYVAELTGDQARIIAADISKLRTRLTAENCARLSLKRVHPVVADGKRPAVREVTHVLLDAPCTGFGVLGKRADLRWQRREGDIPMLVALQRQLLNSAASLLPVGGILVYATCTIEPDENEQVVQHFLDTHPGFALDHAAQFVPAELVDEAGYVRTSHHHGIDGSFAARLVRRS, encoded by the coding sequence ATGATGATGAGAGCACGTAATGGTCGGGCTTCACCGGCTACCACCAGGCCCAACATTGGGCGACGACAGACGGCTTCGCCGCGCGAGGTGGCAGTAAACGTGCTGCGCCAGTGGCACGAGGGGCAGGGTCGCCTGGACTTGCTCCTGGACCATGCCCTGCTGCGCTCCCCTCTGACGCCGCGCGACCGCGCCCTAGCCACCGAATTGGTGAATGGCACCTGCCGCTGGCTCGGTACCATTCATTGGCTCCTGGATCGCCTCTTCCACAGAGGGCTCAAGAGTTGCCCGACCACCATACTGCCCATCCTGGAGACGGGTCTCTACCAGCTCCTCGCGCTTGACCGGGTTCCGGATTACGCGGCCGTGGACCAGGCGGTGCAACTGGCACAGCAGACCGCCGGAAAGAACTGGGCGGGCGTAGTCAACGGCGTGTTGCGCTCGTTCATCCGCCAAAGGGAGAGCATCCCCTGGCCAAGCATCGAAGCCGACCCGGTGAAGGCCATAAGCACGCGCTACTCGCACCCCGCGTGGCTGGTGCGGCGTTGGCTGAAGCGGTATGGCGTCGAAGAAACCATTCAGCTCTGCCAGGCCAACAACTCTACGCCCCCGGTCACCATCCGGGTGAATCGCCTGCGCGCCGAGCCGCAGGAAATCCTTGCGAGCTTGGGTGGCGACATTGACGCAGTGCCTTCGCCCTACGATGAAAACTTTATCGTTGTCAGGAGTCACCAGATTGAGCTGCGCCGCATGGACATCCTGCGGGAGGGCAAGTGTTCCGTGCAAGATGTGAGCGCCGGACTCCCCGCACGCCTGCTCGCTGCCTCGCCGCAGTCGACCGTGCTCGACCTTTGTGCGGCCCCAGGTGGAAAGGCCACCTATGTGGCGGAACTAACTGGGGACCAGGCACGTATCATTGCGGCAGATATCAGCAAGCTGCGCACACGTCTGACTGCCGAGAACTGCGCGCGGCTGTCGCTGAAGCGGGTGCATCCGGTGGTGGCCGATGGCAAACGGCCTGCGGTGCGCGAAGTCACCCACGTCCTTCTCGACGCACCATGCACCGGTTTTGGGGTACTGGGCAAACGCGCCGACCTGCGCTGGCAGCGGCGCGAAGGCGATATCCCGATGCTGGTCGCCCTGCAGCGGCAACTCCTCAACAGTGCCGCAAGTCTGCTGCCGGTAGGCGGCATCCTGGTTTATGCGACCTGTACCATCGAGCCGGACGAAAACGAACAGGTGGTGCAGCATTTTCTGGACACTCACCCCGGCTTCGCGCTTGACCATGCGGCTCAGTTTGTACCCGCAGAACTTGTCGACGAGGCAGGGTACGTGCGCACGTCCCACCACCATGGAATAGACGGCAGCTTCGCCGCGCGTCTGGTGCGGCGCTCTTAG
- a CDS encoding methionyl-tRNA formyltransferase, which yields MNALKIVFFGTPEFAVPSLEALQQSRHRVIAVVTTPDRERGRGLSLQPSQVKLCASRHQLPVLQPEVLSDPLFLAELRRCAADLFVVVAFRILPPEVFTMPAKGTVNLHASLLPKYRGAAPINWAIINGERETGVTTFFIEEKVDTGAIILQRQLPIGPEETAGQLHDRLALAGAELLVETVDLIAEGKAVPKPQQGEASRAPKIVREMCEIDWRKTAVQVHNLVRGLCPFPGAFTYLEGKLLKVYRTQVLKPYGHGKRPGQIARVDRKGGVIHVATGEGVLALLEVQPEGKRRMTTEEFLQGHNVQAGTILGKSV from the coding sequence ATGAATGCACTCAAGATAGTCTTCTTCGGCACGCCGGAGTTTGCGGTGCCTTCGTTGGAGGCACTCCAACAGAGCCGGCATCGAGTGATCGCAGTGGTCACCACCCCAGACCGGGAGCGGGGGCGTGGGCTCAGTTTGCAGCCATCTCAGGTGAAACTCTGCGCCAGTCGCCACCAGTTGCCGGTCCTGCAGCCGGAAGTGCTCAGCGACCCGCTCTTTCTGGCAGAGCTGCGGCGTTGTGCGGCGGACCTTTTCGTTGTGGTTGCGTTCCGCATTCTGCCGCCAGAGGTGTTCACCATGCCCGCCAAAGGGACGGTGAATCTGCACGCCTCCCTTCTTCCAAAATACCGAGGGGCTGCTCCCATCAATTGGGCGATCATCAACGGTGAACGAGAGACGGGGGTCACCACTTTTTTCATTGAGGAAAAGGTGGACACCGGTGCCATCATCCTGCAAAGGCAGCTGCCCATCGGGCCGGAGGAGACTGCGGGTCAACTGCACGATCGCCTTGCACTGGCTGGCGCTGAGCTTCTGGTGGAGACGGTGGACCTCATTGCCGAGGGCAAGGCTGTGCCCAAGCCGCAGCAGGGAGAAGCCTCCCGCGCGCCGAAGATTGTCCGCGAAATGTGCGAGATCGATTGGCGAAAGACTGCAGTGCAGGTCCACAACCTGGTGCGCGGTCTCTGCCCCTTCCCGGGCGCCTTCACGTACCTGGAAGGCAAGTTGCTCAAGGTGTATCGGACGCAGGTACTCAAGCCCTATGGGCACGGCAAGCGCCCCGGCCAGATTGCGCGGGTTGACCGCAAAGGTGGCGTCATCCATGTGGCGACGGGGGAAGGAGTATTGGCCCTGTTGGAGGTACAGCCGGAAGGAAAAAGGCGGATGACCACCGAAGAGTTCCTGCAGGGTCACAACGTGCAAGCTGGAACAATCTTAGGCAAGAGTGTATAG
- the yajC gene encoding preprotein translocase subunit YajC: MTALLPALMLSASGSAGSRPAMGMFLWIFLLILIMYFFFIRPQAKRQKEVRQMLASIQKGDRVLTVGGIYGVVVGEKEQENIVILKIAENVKVEVAKDRIVHKM; encoded by the coding sequence GTGACTGCTCTTCTTCCTGCGCTCATGTTGAGCGCATCCGGTTCGGCAGGCAGCAGGCCTGCCATGGGCATGTTTCTCTGGATCTTCTTGTTGATCCTCATCATGTACTTTTTCTTCATCCGTCCGCAGGCCAAGCGGCAGAAGGAAGTGCGCCAAATGCTGGCGAGCATCCAAAAGGGCGATCGGGTGCTCACGGTAGGAGGTATCTACGGCGTCGTGGTTGGCGAAAAGGAGCAGGAAAACATCGTCATCCTGAAGATCGCCGAGAATGTCAAGGTCGAGGTGGCCAAGGACAGGATCGTGCACAAGATGTGA
- the tgt gene encoding tRNA guanosine(34) transglycosylase Tgt, with amino-acid sequence MRFTIAKKDSSSAARTGVLHLAHGEVDTPAFMPVGTQGTVKTLSPDDLVACGAQIILSNTYHLYLRPGVELVRKAGGIQRFAAWYRPVLTDSGGYQVFSLAELRKVTEEGVRFQSHLDGSYHFFTPELVVELQRALGSDIAMVLDECTPYPCEWGYARTSMEMTARWAERSKRRWEETPPLFSFEQSLFAIVQGSTYADLRRECCDRLVELEFPGYAIGGLSVGEPKSALYEVAELCAQQLPPEKPRYLMGVGKPEDLIRCVALGIDLFDCVMPTRNGRNGTVFTRRGPLVVKNAICSEDFRPIDEDCECYACRTFSRAYIRHLFQAEEILALRLATIHNLTFYLGLMAEMRKAIAEERFEAWSREFLAQYLSGTEESESN; translated from the coding sequence GTGCGCTTCACCATCGCGAAGAAAGATTCAAGTTCGGCCGCGCGCACCGGAGTGCTCCACCTGGCACATGGTGAGGTGGATACCCCCGCGTTCATGCCGGTGGGAACACAGGGAACGGTCAAGACCCTGTCGCCAGATGACCTGGTCGCTTGCGGCGCCCAGATCATTCTCAGCAACACGTACCACCTCTATCTGCGCCCCGGCGTGGAGCTGGTACGCAAAGCAGGTGGCATCCAGCGTTTCGCCGCGTGGTATCGGCCGGTGCTGACCGACAGCGGCGGCTATCAGGTCTTCAGTCTCGCCGAGCTGCGCAAGGTCACCGAGGAGGGGGTGCGCTTCCAATCGCACCTTGATGGCTCCTACCACTTTTTCACCCCAGAGCTGGTGGTGGAACTGCAGCGTGCTCTGGGCTCGGACATTGCGATGGTCTTGGACGAATGCACGCCCTACCCATGTGAGTGGGGCTATGCGCGAACCTCTATGGAGATGACCGCTCGCTGGGCAGAGAGGAGCAAGAGGCGGTGGGAGGAGACCCCTCCGCTCTTCTCCTTCGAGCAAAGTCTCTTCGCCATTGTCCAGGGGAGCACGTACGCCGACCTGCGCCGGGAATGTTGCGATCGGCTGGTGGAGCTCGAGTTCCCTGGCTATGCCATCGGGGGTCTGTCCGTGGGCGAGCCCAAAAGCGCGCTATACGAGGTCGCTGAACTGTGTGCCCAACAGCTCCCGCCGGAAAAGCCTCGCTATCTGATGGGCGTAGGCAAGCCTGAGGATCTGATTCGATGCGTGGCCTTGGGTATCGACCTTTTCGACTGTGTGATGCCGACGCGCAACGGGCGCAATGGCACGGTGTTTACTCGTCGGGGCCCCCTGGTGGTCAAGAACGCCATCTGCAGTGAAGACTTTCGTCCAATAGACGAAGACTGCGAGTGCTATGCATGCCGCACCTTCAGCCGGGCGTACATCCGCCATCTGTTCCAGGCGGAGGAAATCCTTGCTCTGCGGCTGGCCACGATCCACAACCTGACCTTCTACCTGGGACTCATGGCGGAAATGCGAAAAGCGATAGCCGAAGAGAGGTTCGAAGCCTGGAGCCGAGAGTTCTTGGCCCAGTACCTTTCCGGCACAGAGGAAAGCGAATCAAACTGA
- the radA gene encoding DNA repair protein RadA, translating into MRKQKSRFVCQACGFVSPKWLGRCTECGAWNSFVEEKVVPQPARTQRAPGTLVSKPLRLSEVEVTDEIRLRTPFAEFNRVLGGGIVPGSVILVGGDPGIGKSTLMLQQAMALAGPDRPVLYVSGEESARQTKMRADRLGPSTEHVYVLAETNLDAVLEAVEELQPGLVVIDSIQTMYKPLFESAPGSISQVRECALELITLAKRSAIPIFLIGHVTKEGYLAGPKTLEHMVDTLLLFEGDRDHMYRVLRAVKNRFGSTREIGVFEMTEKGLAEVTNPSAFFLSERRGDASGSAVGCILEGTRPILVEIQALVAPSSYGVPQRTCSGVDHRRVALLLAVLEKRVGLRLGTFDVFVNVAGGVRLDEPAADLGIAVAVASSMQNKVVDPQAIVVGEVGLGGEVRAVAHLDKRLAEAQRMGFQRAVVPHSSMRATRRVAGVAVTGVERVEQALKELLT; encoded by the coding sequence ATAAGAAAGCAAAAGAGCAGATTCGTTTGTCAAGCGTGTGGCTTTGTCTCGCCCAAATGGCTTGGCCGGTGCACCGAATGTGGGGCCTGGAACAGCTTCGTGGAGGAGAAAGTTGTCCCTCAGCCGGCCCGTACTCAGCGTGCGCCTGGCACCCTGGTCAGCAAGCCGCTCCGGCTCTCAGAGGTCGAGGTTACCGATGAGATCCGGCTTCGCACGCCCTTTGCGGAATTCAACCGCGTATTAGGCGGGGGGATCGTGCCCGGGTCGGTCATCCTTGTGGGTGGCGACCCTGGGATCGGCAAGTCAACACTCATGCTGCAGCAGGCCATGGCACTGGCTGGTCCAGATCGCCCGGTCCTCTACGTGTCCGGCGAAGAGTCAGCTCGCCAAACCAAGATGCGCGCCGATCGCCTTGGGCCGTCAACCGAGCACGTCTACGTGCTGGCCGAGACAAACCTGGATGCGGTGCTGGAGGCTGTGGAGGAGCTCCAGCCCGGCTTGGTGGTCATCGACTCCATTCAGACCATGTACAAGCCGCTCTTCGAGAGCGCTCCGGGGAGCATTAGCCAGGTGCGAGAGTGTGCGCTGGAGCTCATCACCCTGGCTAAGAGGAGCGCCATACCCATCTTTCTCATCGGCCATGTGACCAAGGAAGGCTACCTTGCCGGGCCAAAGACTCTGGAACACATGGTCGATACGCTGCTCCTCTTCGAAGGCGACCGCGACCACATGTACCGTGTTCTGCGCGCGGTGAAGAACCGTTTCGGCTCGACGCGGGAAATAGGCGTTTTCGAGATGACCGAAAAAGGGCTGGCCGAAGTGACAAACCCCTCGGCCTTCTTCCTCTCCGAGCGACGCGGCGATGCCAGCGGCAGCGCAGTCGGGTGCATTCTTGAGGGGACCAGGCCAATCCTCGTGGAGATCCAGGCCTTGGTTGCGCCCAGTAGTTACGGCGTGCCGCAACGCACGTGCTCAGGCGTCGACCACCGCAGGGTGGCCCTGCTCCTTGCGGTGCTGGAGAAGAGGGTTGGACTCCGTCTTGGCACCTTTGATGTTTTCGTGAACGTGGCCGGCGGGGTGCGCCTGGATGAGCCTGCCGCAGACCTGGGCATTGCCGTGGCCGTCGCCTCGAGCATGCAGAATAAGGTGGTCGATCCTCAGGCAATAGTCGTGGGCGAAGTGGGCTTGGGCGGAGAAGTACGGGCCGTGGCCCACCTGGATAAGCGCCTGGCAGAGGCGCAGCGCATGGGATTCCAGCGCGCGGTGGTCCCCCACTCAAGCATGCGCGCCACTCGACGCGTGGCAGGCGTCGCCGTCACCGGCGTCGAGCGCGTCGAGCAGGCGCTTAAGGAGCTGCTCACCTAG
- a CDS encoding PD40 domain-containing protein, translated as MVRKVLLLTCVGLLLGCASHRAQLGHEGSSLSELALAVKLAPSDVDARVRLGAALARAGQYRLALAQFDSALSLMPNYPWALYEKGQTLRVLGFAEEGKRLIRRAADSPQGAEVLARLGRELGRPFHIEQLTSGRYDHAFPSWFPDGRRIALQTNRTGNWELFVFDLASRSLTQLTDHPARDEAPCVSPDGRLLAFTSTRDSEPARDPRHQQREIYLLDVPSTQVRQLTRTHADDFHPVFSPNGARLFYVSAPPDDSGTRSVMFMSLDDPTPKPLTQPGEDCFAPAVSADGAFLLFVKEHQGRSLLCEMDLRTKRVRVVTDTLGVKAAPSFSPDGATIAFAAKDGGKYDLYLIGRDGSNLQQLTNDQAIDGHPHFSPDGKRLVFHSNRTGTFQLYLVELTRPPSVEELQDFFE; from the coding sequence ATGGTGCGCAAGGTTCTTTTGCTGACCTGTGTGGGCTTGCTTCTCGGCTGTGCATCGCACCGAGCGCAACTCGGTCATGAGGGCTCGTCGCTTAGCGAACTCGCGCTGGCTGTGAAGCTGGCTCCCTCCGACGTCGATGCCCGGGTAAGGCTGGGAGCGGCGCTTGCTCGCGCTGGTCAATATCGGCTGGCCCTGGCCCAATTCGACAGCGCTCTTTCCCTCATGCCGAACTATCCCTGGGCGCTCTATGAGAAAGGCCAGACCTTGCGGGTGCTGGGCTTTGCCGAGGAGGGCAAGCGACTGATCCGCCGTGCCGCCGACTCTCCCCAGGGTGCGGAGGTTCTCGCTCGCTTGGGTCGCGAACTCGGGAGACCATTCCACATCGAGCAACTCACCAGTGGCCGTTATGACCATGCGTTCCCTTCCTGGTTCCCTGATGGGCGACGCATCGCCCTGCAGACAAATCGCACGGGCAACTGGGAGCTCTTCGTCTTTGACCTTGCCTCAAGGAGCCTCACTCAGCTCACCGATCATCCGGCCCGAGACGAGGCCCCCTGCGTGTCGCCCGATGGCCGGCTTCTCGCATTCACTTCCACGCGCGACAGCGAGCCTGCGCGTGACCCTCGACACCAGCAGCGGGAAATCTACCTGCTGGATGTGCCATCAACACAGGTGCGGCAGCTGACCAGAACCCATGCCGACGATTTTCATCCAGTCTTTTCTCCAAACGGGGCGCGGCTCTTCTACGTCTCTGCGCCCCCGGACGACAGCGGCACGCGCAGTGTGATGTTTATGTCCTTGGACGACCCCACGCCCAAACCCCTGACCCAGCCCGGTGAAGACTGCTTCGCCCCTGCGGTTTCGGCTGATGGGGCCTTTCTGCTGTTCGTCAAAGAACACCAAGGACGCTCTCTCCTCTGCGAGATGGATCTGAGGACCAAGCGGGTGCGCGTGGTGACTGATACCTTAGGCGTCAAGGCTGCGCCGAGCTTTTCTCCAGACGGCGCCACGATCGCCTTCGCCGCCAAGGACGGGGGGAAGTACGACCTGTACCTCATCGGCAGAGACGGCAGCAATCTCCAACAGCTAACCAACGATCAGGCCATTGACGGGCACCCACATTTTTCACCGGATGGCAAGAGGCTCGTCTTCCATTCGAATCGCACAGGGACGTTCCAGCTCTACCTGGTGGAACTAACTCGCCCGCCTTCAGTAGAAGAGTTGCAAGACTTCTTCGAGTAG
- a CDS encoding aminotransferase class V-fold PLP-dependent enzyme, protein MLSDEDIEKYRLEFPIVPEYAYLNHASNAPESRRVQERIQAHLRDCEYGDLKEETWHQYAERTRQHLARLIHAHPDEVTFVQSVTAAAAVVAQALRLRPGDNVVTPVNQFPANIYPWLNLKSLGVETRLVRLPRDGSLDVLADAIDRRTRLVSLCFVEYDDGWQHDLAAVGRLCRERNALFFVDGTQGVGALHFDVREIGADFVAANGVKWLMGPWGQGMLYVRGELLPTLFTPTLGWLSVENPAAFTDLNQPFKQSARRFEGGCQNLLGIAGLGASVEMLLEVGIPSIEERLLWLTALAASLVVEKGYEVVTKMVDDHRSGILSFRHPTMGARAVYEKLLKDKVVTSERNGLIRISPHFYNNAEDIERLIAALP, encoded by the coding sequence ATGCTTTCCGACGAGGACATCGAAAAGTACCGGCTTGAATTCCCCATAGTGCCAGAGTACGCGTACCTCAACCATGCCTCCAACGCGCCAGAGTCGCGGCGTGTGCAAGAGAGGATCCAGGCACACCTGCGCGACTGTGAATATGGCGACCTGAAGGAAGAGACCTGGCATCAGTATGCAGAGAGGACGCGGCAGCATCTGGCGCGGCTGATCCACGCCCACCCGGACGAGGTCACTTTTGTCCAGAGCGTAACGGCAGCGGCAGCCGTGGTGGCTCAGGCACTGCGCCTACGGCCAGGGGACAATGTGGTGACCCCGGTGAATCAGTTCCCCGCGAACATCTATCCCTGGCTGAATCTGAAGAGTCTTGGGGTAGAAACGCGCCTCGTCCGCCTTCCCCGGGACGGTTCGCTTGACGTCCTGGCCGATGCCATCGACCGCCGCACCAGGCTGGTCAGCCTCTGCTTCGTTGAATACGACGACGGATGGCAACATGACCTCGCTGCGGTGGGTCGCCTCTGTCGCGAAAGGAATGCCCTCTTCTTTGTGGATGGCACACAAGGCGTAGGCGCCCTCCACTTCGATGTGCGAGAGATCGGCGCCGACTTTGTCGCAGCCAACGGCGTCAAGTGGCTGATGGGTCCATGGGGGCAGGGGATGCTCTATGTGCGCGGGGAGCTCCTCCCTACCCTCTTCACCCCTACGCTCGGCTGGCTGAGCGTCGAAAACCCAGCTGCCTTCACGGACCTCAATCAGCCGTTCAAGCAGTCGGCGCGCCGTTTCGAAGGAGGATGCCAAAACCTGCTGGGTATTGCCGGCCTGGGCGCTAGCGTGGAGATGTTGTTAGAGGTCGGCATCCCATCAATTGAGGAGCGGCTCCTCTGGCTTACCGCCTTGGCTGCTTCGCTGGTGGTAGAAAAGGGCTACGAAGTGGTTACCAAGATGGTGGACGACCATCGCTCGGGTATCCTCAGCTTCCGGCATCCGACCATGGGGGCGCGGGCCGTCTACGAGAAGCTGCTCAAGGACAAGGTAGTCACCTCTGAGCGCAATGGGCTGATCAGGATCTCGCCGCACTTTTACAACAACGCGGAGGATATCGAGCGCTTGATAGCCGCCTTGCCATAG
- a CDS encoding slipin family protein codes for MQPFIIVIVIAFFLLLSAIKILREYERGVIFRLGRLVGARGPGIFLIIPFVDRMVKVSLRTVTMDVPPQDVITRDNVSVKVNAVLYFRVLEPTKAVVEVEDYLFATSQLAQTTLRSVLGQAELDELLSARDKINRELQQIIDHHTDPWGIKVSMVEVKHVDLPVEMQRAMARQAEAERERRAKVINAEGEFQASRKLADAAKVIASEPMAMQLRFLQTLTTIASENNSTTVFPLPIELVKPFLEAEKKRRR; via the coding sequence ATGCAACCGTTCATCATCGTCATCGTCATCGCCTTCTTCCTGTTGCTGAGCGCCATCAAGATTCTGCGTGAGTACGAACGAGGCGTGATCTTTCGCCTCGGCCGGCTGGTGGGCGCCCGCGGCCCCGGTATCTTCCTGATCATCCCCTTTGTGGACCGAATGGTGAAGGTCAGTCTGCGGACCGTCACCATGGACGTGCCGCCGCAAGATGTCATCACGCGCGACAACGTCTCGGTGAAGGTGAATGCAGTCCTCTACTTCCGCGTGCTGGAGCCCACCAAGGCAGTGGTGGAAGTGGAGGACTACCTGTTCGCCACTTCCCAGCTGGCGCAAACCACCCTGCGCAGCGTGCTCGGCCAGGCCGAGTTGGACGAGCTCCTCTCTGCGCGCGACAAGATCAACCGCGAGCTGCAGCAAATCATCGATCACCACACCGACCCGTGGGGCATCAAGGTGTCGATGGTGGAGGTCAAGCACGTCGACCTGCCGGTGGAGATGCAGCGCGCCATGGCCAGGCAGGCAGAAGCTGAGCGCGAGCGGCGCGCCAAGGTGATCAACGCCGAGGGCGAATTCCAGGCGTCCAGAAAGCTCGCCGACGCCGCCAAGGTGATCGCCTCTGAGCCGATGGCCATGCAGCTGCGCTTCTTGCAGACGCTCACCACCATCGCCTCGGAGAACAATTCCACGACCGTTTTCCCGCTTCCCATCGAACTCGTAAAGCCATTCCTCGAAGCGGAGAAGAAACGAAGGCGATAG
- a CDS encoding nodulation protein NfeD, producing MKRLPLRVVPLLALLFAASATAFGASGRVHVIKVEGDVNPVLARFIIRHIEKAEKERAECLIIKMDTPGGLVLSTQDIVKRILGADVPVVVYVWPSGGGAVSAGVFITMAAHFAIMAPGTNIGAAHPVGIGAQDTSATMAEKTTNWAAAWMRSIAEKRGRNADWAEKAVRESASITEEEALKKKVVDYVCASLKEVLDTLDGKETEVASGRVTLHTKEATIHEYSMDWRSLILYKISNPTIAYILLVLGIYGIFFELSNPGSVLPGVVGGIFLILAFFALQQLPVRAAGLLLILFALVLFILEVKVTSYGVLTIGGIVAMLIGSLMLFQETAMPSMRIDWRVALAAAITTGLFFFFAMGMALKAKMTKPTTGKEGLIGEKGVVITDLAPEGQVKLHGEIWSAYSDEPIPAGQKIQVVAVDGMSLKVKKLASA from the coding sequence ATGAAAAGACTGCCGTTGCGAGTTGTCCCGCTCCTTGCCCTCCTCTTTGCCGCCAGCGCCACGGCCTTTGGCGCCTCTGGCCGCGTCCACGTCATCAAGGTGGAGGGGGACGTGAACCCGGTGTTGGCCCGCTTCATCATCCGGCACATCGAAAAGGCCGAGAAGGAGCGTGCCGAGTGCCTCATCATCAAGATGGACACTCCCGGGGGACTGGTCCTCTCCACCCAGGACATCGTGAAACGCATCCTAGGTGCCGACGTACCAGTGGTCGTCTATGTGTGGCCAAGCGGCGGGGGCGCAGTCTCAGCCGGTGTGTTCATCACCATGGCAGCACACTTTGCCATCATGGCTCCTGGCACGAACATTGGGGCCGCGCATCCGGTTGGCATAGGTGCGCAGGACACCTCCGCCACGATGGCGGAAAAGACCACCAATTGGGCAGCCGCGTGGATGCGCTCCATCGCCGAAAAGCGAGGACGCAACGCCGACTGGGCTGAGAAAGCCGTACGCGAGAGCGCCTCGATCACGGAAGAGGAGGCTTTGAAGAAAAAGGTCGTGGACTATGTCTGCGCTTCCCTGAAAGAGGTGTTGGACACGCTGGACGGCAAGGAGACAGAAGTGGCCTCGGGGCGCGTCACCCTGCACACCAAGGAGGCCACCATTCACGAGTACTCCATGGATTGGCGCTCTCTGATTCTGTACAAGATATCCAATCCGACCATTGCCTACATACTGCTTGTCCTCGGCATCTATGGCATCTTCTTCGAGCTTTCCAACCCGGGCTCAGTATTGCCCGGCGTGGTGGGCGGCATCTTTCTGATCTTGGCTTTCTTCGCGCTGCAACAGCTTCCCGTTCGCGCGGCTGGCCTGCTCCTGATTCTGTTCGCCCTTGTGCTCTTCATTCTGGAGGTGAAGGTCACCAGTTACGGCGTGCTCACCATCGGAGGGATTGTGGCAATGCTCATCGGTTCGCTCATGCTCTTTCAGGAGACGGCGATGCCCAGCATGCGCATTGACTGGCGAGTGGCTCTGGCTGCGGCAATCACCACGGGCCTTTTCTTCTTTTTTGCCATGGGCATGGCCCTGAAAGCCAAAATGACCAAACCCACCACTGGCAAAGAGGGGCTAATCGGTGAGAAAGGGGTGGTGATCACCGACCTGGCGCCCGAGGGGCAGGTCAAGCTCCATGGCGAGATTTGGAGCGCCTACAGCGACGAGCCAATTCCTGCCGGGCAAAAGATCCAGGTGGTGGCCGTCGATGGCATGAGCCTGAAAGTGAAAAAACTCGCCTCTGCTTAG
- a CDS encoding DUF2905 domain-containing protein: MDLNPIARMLILFGLFLAGVGVLLLLVRQVPFLGKLPGDILVQRKNFTFYFPIATCVVLSLVLSLILYLFSRR, translated from the coding sequence ATGGACCTGAACCCAATAGCACGCATGTTGATCCTCTTTGGTCTCTTCCTCGCGGGAGTGGGCGTGCTGCTCCTGCTCGTTCGACAGGTGCCCTTCTTAGGGAAGTTGCCTGGCGACATTCTCGTGCAACGCAAGAATTTCACTTTCTATTTCCCAATCGCCACGTGTGTCGTGCTCAGCCTTGTTCTGAGCCTCATCCTCTATCTGTTCAGCCGGCGGTGA